The proteins below come from a single Pieris brassicae chromosome 1, ilPieBrab1.1, whole genome shotgun sequence genomic window:
- the LOC123710090 gene encoding ribonuclease P protein subunit p30, which translates to MNFQNLGFSDLSVSKEYDNKKYYLFERLGFNTIAINAYVEETDEEPKKKRKKGEIKEKKDFIPPPVDISNEDKGNLNILQRITIGFSDSSVAIKMNSSENLKKYDIIAVIPKTLQAFQYACGTLDVDIITFEPESRIPYKISRKLYRQAVERGIFFELMYAPAIKDSSARKNIISTAHNYHAVGKSRNIIITSSALTPVQTRSVHDIINLGFIFGLNSNESLKAIRNNVRQLILKAQGRKCGKHYMEIESIDVMENKANFE; encoded by the coding sequence ATGAACTTTCAAAATTTGGGTTTCAGCGATTTATCTGTTAGTAAAGAATATGATAACAAAAAGTACTATCTTTTTGAAAGACTTGGATTTAATACGATAGCTATTAATGCATATGTAGAAGAAACTGATGAAGAACccaagaaaaaaagaaaaaagggtGAAATCAaggaaaaaaaagattttattccTCCCCCTGTAGATATATCCAATGAAGATAAGGGAAATCTCAACATATTGCAAAGAATAACTATAGGATTTTCAGATTCCAGTGTTGCTATTAAGATGAATAGctcagaaaatttaaaaaaatatgacataatTGCAGTGATTCCTAAAACTTTACAAGCTTTTCAGTATGCTTGTGGCACACTAGATGTAGATATTATAACATTCGAGCCAGAAAGTAGAATACCATATAAAATCAGTCGAAAGCTATACCGACAAGCTGTTGAACGaggtatattttttgaattgatGTACGCTCCTGCAATAAAAGATTCATCTGCAAGGAAAAACATTATAAGCACTGCCCATAACTACCATGCCGTTGGGAAATCAAGGAACATTATAATCACAAGTTCTGCTCTAACTCCTGTACAAACAAGAAGTGTCCATGATATTATCAATCTCGGTTTTATTTTTGGGCTAAATAGTAACGAAAGTTTAAAAGCAATTAGAAATAACGTTCGTCAACTTATTCTTAAGGCCCAAGGAAGAAAATGTGGAAAACATTACATGGAAATTGAAAGTATAGATGTTATGGAAAATAAAGCCAATTttgagtaa